In Mangrovivirga cuniculi, the following proteins share a genomic window:
- a CDS encoding TonB-dependent receptor, which translates to MNRRLLPLFLILFPLLINAQKVTDIYVDTSDNGKLFTEFLEELKEEHGVVIAYEKNDFPHKLVYGIQSPWRLVSWLEEYIPEYHVFTLENDQLVIISREEAGYYAKRKENYILLKGSPGKQTTVTGTVIDKSTNETVVGAQVTIPSKGKGKVTDVNGKFSLKTTPGFQILKINFVGFDEVSYILCFDENAPERTITTEIFPESIELDAFVVTASRPDQNVRSEMTGIQKMTIESIKSLPTFLGEVDPIRSMTSLPGVSTTGELASGFNVRGGETGQNLILQDEATIYNPAHLFGFFSAFNPDMVSNVSLYKGGGPAEYGSRISSVLDVSLRNGDAGRFKVSGGVGLVSSRLTLEGPIVKNKSSYIVGGRMSYTNWLLRSTNDVDLNNSSAQFYDVTARIFHTIDENNIITLTLYNSYDDFSLASDSVFSWQTFNASAVWDRTYNEKMNSSLSLASSNYNSQVTNVDELEGFTYKNKIRSLHAKYKIQYEMSEDVTFSAGAETERVFVEPGILSPLKEESNVLPADMQDQRALESAVFVQANFPLTDKLSISTGLRYSHFLRFGPEDIYEFDFDNMNGRYPSISDTLSYSNGEVIKSFGGLEPRVSFRYLLTDDLSLKASYFRTIQYLHMVSNTTSTTPQDYWISSGPYLKPSTGDQFSLGFFKNFGGNMYETSVEGFYKTTKNAVDYIDGAEITLNPALEAGLLQGDGLAYGLEMLVKKNKGTVSGWIAYTYSRSLRRFNGQVENRILINDGKYYAAVYDQPHNLSVVSNFKLGPRTTLSANFNYSTGRPITIPVSKFSYGPYLSVLNYSERNKYRIPDYHRLDLSLTIADNPTKNKRFHGEWVFSIYNVYGRKNAYSIVFDKYGKAKKISILGSVFPSINYNFNF; encoded by the coding sequence ATGAATAGAAGATTACTCCCACTTTTTTTAATTCTATTTCCATTATTAATAAATGCTCAAAAGGTGACCGACATTTATGTTGACACCTCTGATAATGGTAAATTATTTACGGAATTTCTCGAAGAGCTAAAAGAGGAACATGGCGTAGTAATAGCCTATGAAAAGAATGATTTTCCCCATAAATTAGTTTATGGAATTCAATCACCATGGCGTTTAGTCAGTTGGCTTGAAGAATATATACCGGAATATCATGTTTTCACCCTGGAGAATGATCAATTAGTCATAATTAGCAGAGAAGAAGCAGGGTATTATGCCAAAAGAAAAGAAAATTACATTTTACTAAAAGGCAGTCCCGGAAAGCAGACTACTGTTACGGGAACTGTAATTGATAAGAGCACTAATGAGACAGTTGTTGGTGCCCAGGTTACAATTCCTTCGAAAGGCAAGGGAAAGGTCACTGATGTCAATGGCAAATTCTCTCTTAAAACAACTCCCGGATTTCAGATTCTGAAAATTAATTTCGTTGGTTTTGATGAAGTGTCATACATTCTGTGTTTTGATGAAAATGCCCCTGAGAGAACGATCACTACCGAGATATTCCCGGAATCTATCGAATTGGATGCCTTTGTAGTTACTGCCTCAAGACCTGATCAAAATGTTCGTAGTGAGATGACAGGTATCCAAAAAATGACCATTGAGTCGATCAAGTCATTACCGACCTTCCTGGGAGAAGTCGATCCAATCAGAAGCATGACCTCGCTACCCGGTGTTAGTACTACCGGTGAGTTGGCTTCAGGATTTAATGTAAGAGGTGGAGAAACTGGTCAAAACCTGATTCTTCAGGACGAAGCTACTATCTATAACCCCGCCCATTTGTTTGGTTTTTTCTCAGCCTTTAATCCGGACATGGTAAGTAACGTTTCACTTTACAAAGGTGGCGGACCGGCAGAATATGGTAGTCGTATATCTTCTGTACTCGATGTTTCACTTAGAAATGGTGATGCAGGTAGATTTAAAGTTTCAGGTGGTGTAGGATTGGTCTCATCAAGGCTGACATTAGAAGGCCCAATCGTTAAAAATAAATCATCTTATATTGTAGGTGGGCGAATGTCCTACACTAACTGGTTATTAAGATCAACCAATGATGTTGACCTTAATAACAGTTCAGCTCAATTTTATGATGTTACTGCACGGATTTTCCATACAATTGATGAAAATAACATTATAACTTTAACTTTATATAATAGTTATGACGATTTCAGCCTGGCTAGTGATTCTGTATTTAGCTGGCAAACGTTTAATGCCTCTGCAGTTTGGGATAGAACCTACAATGAAAAAATGAACTCATCACTAAGCCTGGCAAGCAGTAACTACAATAGTCAGGTTACTAATGTCGACGAATTAGAAGGGTTTACCTATAAGAATAAGATCAGAAGTTTACATGCTAAATATAAAATTCAGTACGAAATGTCTGAAGATGTAACTTTTAGTGCAGGGGCTGAAACTGAAAGAGTATTCGTTGAACCTGGTATTTTAAGTCCGTTAAAGGAAGAAAGCAACGTGCTCCCTGCTGATATGCAAGACCAGAGAGCGTTGGAATCAGCTGTTTTTGTACAGGCTAATTTTCCTCTGACGGATAAACTCTCGATATCAACAGGACTTAGATATTCTCACTTTTTAAGATTCGGTCCTGAGGATATTTATGAATTTGATTTCGATAATATGAATGGGCGATACCCTTCCATAAGTGATACTCTTAGTTATTCAAATGGCGAAGTTATAAAATCTTTTGGAGGGCTGGAACCACGTGTTTCATTCAGATACCTACTTACTGACGATCTTTCATTAAAAGCAAGTTATTTCAGAACCATACAGTATTTGCATATGGTCTCCAATACGACATCCACTACGCCCCAGGATTACTGGATATCGAGTGGACCTTATTTAAAACCTTCTACCGGAGATCAGTTTTCGTTAGGTTTCTTTAAAAATTTTGGCGGCAACATGTATGAAACTTCTGTGGAAGGATTTTATAAGACAACAAAAAATGCTGTTGACTATATAGATGGAGCTGAAATCACGCTAAATCCTGCATTGGAAGCAGGGCTTTTACAGGGTGATGGACTGGCATATGGTTTAGAAATGTTAGTAAAGAAAAACAAAGGGACAGTTTCGGGATGGATAGCATATACCTATTCAAGGAGTTTAAGAAGGTTTAACGGCCAGGTAGAAAACAGGATTTTAATAAATGATGGAAAATATTATGCTGCAGTTTATGACCAGCCACATAATTTATCCGTTGTTTCCAATTTCAAACTAGGACCAAGAACCACACTATCAGCTAATTTTAATTACAGCACCGGAAGGCCAATCACTATTCCAGTTTCTAAATTTTCCTATGGACCATATCTTTCTGTATTAAATTATTCCGAAAGAAATAAATACAGGATTCCGGATTATCACAGACTTGATCTATCATTGACAATAGCAGACAATCCGACTAAAAATAAAAGGTTTCATGGCGAATGGGTATTTTCAATTTATAACGTGTATGGAAGAAAAAATGCATATTCTATCGTATTTGACAAATATGGTAAAGCAAAGAAGATATCAATTCTTGGAAGTGTCTTCCCTTCCATAAATTATAATTTCAATTTCTAA
- a CDS encoding DUF4249 family protein, with protein sequence MIKRNNRYKRLIFLPLFILLVGCVELYDFVIEDESPYLVVEGYISDASFNETLTYPSDGRYFTVKLSYTSEVTNVWGQDVSGAIVKLIDSEDNTWYYTEVYTDDRPVYQLLDNTFEAESGREYKLHVTLPDENIFESEWVSLPSLSPEVGEVNFTEEDKDGYDYIRGEKEVVTIKGITASVELPEHNQNDTYFYKWTFDPTYIVKTPYDIPDGSPIPAYCYVTNKYFLNVFTLQEDITGGYQQDLFFLEVIGNESMDDWLSVLIVQQSLNKEYFFFWQELKESNSGNPIIEKQPFNLATNFKSVNSESQVAGYFDVVSEKATRWYFNHDMLSYDTEDAWASMCALAIGPGPPPDGCENCLEYPKGIVTDQKPSWWNPN encoded by the coding sequence ATGATAAAAAGAAATAATAGATATAAGAGACTAATTTTTTTACCGCTTTTTATATTATTGGTTGGTTGTGTAGAGTTGTATGATTTCGTTATCGAAGATGAAAGTCCCTATCTAGTAGTTGAAGGTTATATCTCAGATGCTTCATTTAATGAAACACTCACATACCCTAGTGATGGACGCTATTTTACCGTTAAATTATCATATACTAGTGAAGTAACGAATGTTTGGGGTCAGGATGTTAGTGGAGCAATAGTTAAACTGATAGATTCTGAGGATAACACCTGGTATTACACGGAAGTTTATACTGATGACAGACCGGTCTACCAATTATTAGACAATACTTTTGAGGCTGAATCCGGAAGAGAATATAAGTTGCACGTCACCCTGCCTGATGAAAATATTTTTGAGTCGGAATGGGTTAGCCTTCCATCGTTATCTCCCGAAGTAGGTGAGGTAAATTTTACTGAGGAAGATAAGGACGGATATGATTATATAAGGGGAGAAAAAGAAGTAGTTACCATTAAGGGGATCACTGCTTCCGTAGAGTTACCAGAGCATAATCAGAATGACACCTATTTTTATAAATGGACTTTTGACCCAACTTACATAGTAAAAACGCCATATGACATTCCTGATGGAAGTCCTATACCAGCATATTGCTATGTTACTAATAAATACTTTTTGAATGTTTTCACCCTTCAGGAAGATATAACCGGTGGTTACCAACAAGACCTCTTTTTCCTGGAAGTTATAGGAAATGAAAGTATGGATGATTGGTTATCAGTGCTTATAGTTCAACAGTCATTAAATAAGGAATACTTTTTCTTTTGGCAGGAATTAAAAGAATCAAATTCAGGAAATCCAATCATTGAAAAGCAACCATTTAATCTTGCTACTAATTTCAAATCAGTAAATTCTGAAAGTCAGGTAGCAGGATACTTTGATGTTGTATCAGAAAAAGCTACCAGGTGGTATTTTAATCACGATATGTTATCATATGATACGGAGGATGCCTGGGCAAGTATGTGTGCATTAGCAATAGGCCCCGGGCCTCCTCCGGACGGTTGTGAAAATTGCCTGGAGTACCCAAAAGGTATTGTAACGGATCAAAAGCCTTCATGGTGGAATCCAAACTAA
- a CDS encoding sensor histidine kinase: protein MRLAKFIKNHKELIIDEWVNYAQNYIEPALDMGPGMIEDHISEMLDQIPQEMEQFQTKEEREEKSKNLEKVLEPDNKPSKLHGEQRVDIGFDIVHVSSEFRALRASVLRLYDEKIGVEAGEQKFQDIIRFNEAIDRAWMHSVARYHNLMDQSKNWFLGILGHDLRSPLASIASIQELLSKTENLSPDGEELLQHSRTSIRRMNDLISNLLELTNLRLGSGITVNKTNCDLTSHCKHIIEEFKITYPKADIQINSPGPINGQWDDLRIGQVVANLITNALRYGRPGGPVVVNLSAKDKEATIAVHNEGEPIPENKKEIIFNGMFKDTEENEDSRQSSFGFGLFIVNKIAEAHDGSVDLESTKEKGTTFMVNLPRY, encoded by the coding sequence ATGAGGCTGGCAAAATTTATAAAAAACCATAAGGAATTGATCATAGATGAATGGGTCAATTATGCTCAAAATTACATTGAACCAGCCTTAGATATGGGACCTGGAATGATAGAAGACCATATCAGTGAAATGCTCGATCAGATTCCACAGGAAATGGAACAATTCCAGACCAAAGAAGAAAGAGAAGAAAAATCAAAAAATCTGGAAAAAGTACTGGAACCGGATAACAAACCGTCCAAACTTCATGGAGAACAGCGAGTAGACATCGGTTTTGATATCGTACATGTAAGTTCGGAATTTCGTGCATTAAGAGCCAGTGTATTGCGACTTTACGATGAGAAAATCGGTGTTGAAGCAGGTGAACAAAAATTTCAGGATATAATTCGATTCAACGAAGCGATAGACAGAGCCTGGATGCATTCCGTAGCTCGTTATCATAATTTAATGGATCAAAGTAAAAACTGGTTTTTAGGGATTTTAGGACATGATCTGCGCAGCCCCCTGGCCAGTATAGCTTCAATACAGGAATTGCTTTCTAAAACTGAAAACCTTTCTCCCGATGGAGAAGAGCTTTTACAACACTCAAGAACAAGCATTAGACGGATGAATGACCTCATCAGCAATTTGCTTGAATTGACCAATTTACGACTTGGAAGTGGAATTACTGTAAATAAAACCAACTGTGATTTAACCTCACATTGTAAACATATTATTGAAGAATTTAAAATAACTTATCCAAAAGCTGATATTCAAATAAATTCACCAGGCCCCATAAACGGGCAATGGGACGATCTTCGAATTGGACAGGTCGTAGCCAATCTTATAACTAATGCATTGCGTTATGGTCGACCTGGAGGTCCAGTGGTTGTAAACCTGTCAGCAAAAGACAAAGAAGCAACGATTGCTGTACATAATGAAGGGGAGCCAATACCTGAAAACAAAAAAGAAATAATATTCAACGGTATGTTTAAGGATACTGAAGAAAATGAAGATTCCAGGCAGAGTAGCTTTGGATTCGGGTTGTTTATTGTCAACAAAATTGCAGAAGCCCATGATGGATCAGTAGACCTGGAGAGCACAAAGGAAAAGGGTACAACCTTCATGGTAAATCTGCCTCGATATTAA
- a CDS encoding serine hydrolase domain-containing protein: MKNTFLISIFIYGIFFSQIIFGQTIDKKDLEVKIDAMVPSQVNDSTPGVVVGVVHNGELIFSKGYGMANLAYGIPNDPKMVYNIGSVSKQFLGYAFAMLHVKGDLNIDDPVSKYLEEWPEFDHPVTLKHLLSHTSGYREAYTMSHLGGRRIGVDHLSREECLNVVRAQPDLEFVPGSRWTYNSTAWVILAEVLKKVTGEEADTWVEENILKPLDMHSTQIESYVGEVINNAAESYSLEKDNGFKNEESNRAIFGAADIYTNIPDLVRWINNYRTAEIGGSEVQNLFFDPFILNNGTNSEYALGIRSQKYRGLRRYGHTGGHEAFSTQLSYFPDHDLGIIIISNFGGNGWFASSKIADLMLEEFMTSSSDKKRKPVALNKDALKKFEGLYLSPASNSTIEFIISDDTLTIDGQRKLIPISENMFTMDGWNGSIQFNELETGETQLTIINGTEEKLRKVKKWEPQVEELKEFEANYWSEELETVYHIVTKDDSLVINHRWMEEITLEPVTNDLFKSDRGMSLKFARNKNGEIKGLSIYSGRTMNVYFQKQ, encoded by the coding sequence ATGAAAAACACATTTCTTATCTCCATATTCATTTACGGAATTTTTTTTTCGCAAATTATCTTTGGTCAAACCATCGACAAAAAAGACCTGGAAGTTAAAATTGACGCCATGGTGCCAAGCCAGGTAAATGATTCTACCCCGGGAGTAGTAGTTGGAGTTGTTCATAATGGTGAGCTGATATTTAGCAAAGGATACGGAATGGCAAATCTAGCTTATGGCATCCCCAACGATCCTAAAATGGTATACAACATAGGATCGGTAAGTAAGCAATTCCTTGGCTATGCATTTGCTATGCTACATGTTAAAGGCGATTTAAATATTGATGATCCTGTAAGTAAATACCTGGAAGAATGGCCGGAATTTGATCATCCCGTCACACTAAAACATTTACTCTCCCACACAAGTGGTTACCGGGAAGCATATACCATGTCTCATCTTGGAGGCAGAAGAATTGGTGTTGATCATCTCTCCAGGGAAGAATGTCTGAATGTTGTCAGAGCTCAACCTGATTTAGAATTTGTACCAGGATCACGATGGACTTATAATAGTACCGCCTGGGTAATCCTGGCTGAGGTTTTGAAAAAAGTAACCGGAGAGGAAGCGGATACCTGGGTTGAAGAAAACATTCTCAAACCATTGGATATGCATAGCACTCAAATTGAAAGTTATGTCGGAGAGGTAATTAATAATGCGGCAGAATCATATTCACTGGAAAAAGATAATGGCTTTAAAAACGAAGAAAGTAACCGGGCTATATTTGGAGCAGCCGACATATATACAAACATACCGGATTTGGTCAGGTGGATCAACAATTATCGAACTGCAGAAATCGGAGGTAGTGAGGTGCAAAATCTCTTTTTTGATCCATTTATTCTTAATAATGGGACTAATTCTGAATATGCATTAGGAATAAGGTCTCAAAAATACCGTGGTTTAAGACGATACGGGCATACAGGCGGTCATGAAGCTTTTTCCACTCAATTGAGCTATTTTCCTGATCATGACTTAGGTATTATTATCATTTCAAATTTTGGTGGCAATGGTTGGTTTGCATCATCAAAAATTGCAGACCTTATGCTCGAAGAATTTATGACCTCCTCTTCTGATAAAAAGAGAAAACCGGTTGCTTTAAATAAAGATGCGCTGAAAAAATTTGAAGGCCTATACCTCTCCCCTGCTTCAAACAGCACGATAGAGTTTATTATCTCTGATGATACACTAACAATCGACGGACAAAGAAAACTTATACCTATATCGGAAAACATGTTTACAATGGACGGATGGAATGGAAGCATTCAGTTTAACGAACTGGAAACCGGAGAAACTCAATTAACTATTATTAATGGCACGGAAGAAAAACTAAGAAAAGTTAAAAAATGGGAGCCACAAGTAGAAGAATTGAAAGAATTTGAAGCCAATTACTGGAGTGAGGAACTGGAAACTGTTTATCATATTGTAACGAAGGATGATAGTCTCGTTATCAACCACCGTTGGATGGAAGAAATAACATTAGAGCCAGTGACCAACGACCTGTTTAAATCCGATAGAGGGATGAGCCTGAAATTTGCCAGAAATAAGAATGGAGAGATAAAAGGGTTGAGTATATATAGTGGCCGAACTATGAATGTGTATTTTCAGAAACAGTAA
- a CDS encoding YdhR family protein, translating into MILQFIRLKTNLPEEELLKRAKDRQPQFKAIDGLLQKYYVKTSQEGEYGGIYIWDSPESLQSFRNSDLAKSIPGAYEITEAPDVELMDILFQLRD; encoded by the coding sequence ATGATCTTACAATTCATCAGATTGAAGACAAATCTTCCGGAAGAAGAATTGCTTAAAAGGGCAAAAGACAGACAGCCTCAATTTAAAGCCATTGATGGTCTTCTTCAGAAATATTATGTTAAAACCAGTCAGGAAGGAGAATATGGAGGTATTTATATATGGGATTCTCCTGAGTCACTCCAGTCCTTTAGAAATTCAGACCTGGCAAAAAGCATTCCCGGGGCTTATGAGATTACAGAAGCCCCGGATGTTGAACTTATGGACATTCTTTTTCAACTAAGGGATTAA
- a CDS encoding VOC family protein, which produces MKTEFLEISPVLPSQDINRDVDWYKKNVGFTLLHKDNMYAVLKRENLCIHLQWHADTDDDPLLGGSVIKIFVKNIHPIFNELLERGTVSKEKLRLETPWKTNEFGFYDLNKNSVFFVEDI; this is translated from the coding sequence ATGAAAACTGAATTCCTTGAAATTTCTCCTGTTTTACCCAGCCAGGATATTAACAGAGATGTAGATTGGTATAAGAAAAATGTAGGTTTTACTTTGTTGCATAAAGACAATATGTATGCAGTTTTGAAGAGAGAGAATTTATGCATTCACCTGCAATGGCATGCAGACACAGACGATGATCCTCTTCTTGGAGGGTCAGTCATAAAAATTTTTGTCAAAAATATACATCCGATATTTAATGAGTTATTGGAAAGGGGAACTGTTTCAAAGGAGAAATTGAGATTAGAAACTCCCTGGAAAACCAATGAATTTGGGTTTTATGACCTAAATAAAAATTCTGTCTTTTTTGTAGAAGATATCTAA
- a CDS encoding TolB family protein — MVKYFILFVSIFSLYSTKINEEKILFSSGRNGNSDIFIMDANGKNQIALTQNQEEDWAPTWIDKNNISFLRQKGDSIVRVKLNLRNGKESTLSHPVDCNLTDKNTLYSSNKTHELYSCKDDIFILNPENGKSINITINLKGKALYPGWSSDGNKVLFTSNHSGTNEIYLYDLNSKDIIQLTDSDSNNERGDLSPDGKLLIYSSDYFEKGNQDILIKNLDTGEIKHISNSPGMELIARFSSDGNDIFYGSNKDGNWEIYSYNLNSETHTRLTNNKEFDGDPRVLKH, encoded by the coding sequence ATGGTCAAATACTTCATTCTTTTTGTTTCCATTTTTAGTTTATACAGCACTAAAATAAATGAAGAAAAGATTCTTTTTTCATCCGGAAGAAATGGAAACTCGGACATTTTCATCATGGATGCTAATGGTAAAAACCAGATAGCATTAACTCAAAATCAGGAAGAAGATTGGGCACCAACATGGATAGATAAGAATAATATTAGTTTTTTGAGGCAAAAGGGAGACTCAATTGTCAGAGTAAAATTAAATTTAAGAAACGGGAAAGAGTCAACATTAAGTCATCCTGTGGATTGCAATTTAACAGATAAAAACACCCTTTATTCAAGTAATAAAACCCATGAATTATATTCCTGCAAGGACGATATCTTCATTTTAAACCCCGAAAATGGTAAATCAATTAATATTACAATTAATCTTAAAGGAAAGGCTCTATATCCGGGCTGGAGTAGCGACGGCAATAAAGTCTTATTTACCAGTAATCACTCAGGCACAAATGAAATCTACTTGTATGATTTGAACTCAAAAGATATAATTCAACTAACAGATTCAGATTCAAATAATGAGAGAGGTGATCTTTCTCCGGATGGTAAACTTTTAATTTACAGTTCAGATTATTTTGAAAAGGGAAATCAGGATATTCTGATTAAGAATCTGGATACAGGTGAAATTAAACATATATCTAACAGTCCGGGGATGGAACTTATCGCTCGATTTTCATCAGACGGAAATGATATCTTTTATGGAAGCAATAAAGACGGAAACTGGGAAATTTATTCTTATAATTTAAATTCAGAAACTCATACAAGGCTCACTAATAACAAAGAGTTTGATGGTGACCCTCGGGTGTTAAAACACTAA
- a CDS encoding acyl-CoA thioesterase, translating into MQDLRLNDFPIKSYDKLRYADTDKLGHVNNAVFSTFLETGRVEFFFNSSNPITSEHTSFVIASLKLDFVNEVHWPGQVEIGTGFLKSVTAPLFFFK; encoded by the coding sequence ATGCAAGATTTACGATTAAACGATTTTCCCATTAAAAGCTATGATAAACTCCGCTATGCTGATACAGACAAACTAGGGCATGTAAATAATGCAGTGTTTTCTACATTTTTAGAAACGGGTAGGGTTGAGTTTTTCTTTAACAGCTCAAATCCTATTACAAGTGAACATACCAGTTTCGTCATTGCATCATTAAAGCTTGACTTTGTAAATGAAGTTCATTGGCCTGGCCAGGTAGAGATTGGTACGGGGTTCTTAAAATCGGTAACAGCTCCATTGTTCTTTTTCAAATGA
- a CDS encoding ASCH domain-containing protein encodes MATNKNRVKKYIAESINLEDIYYESILSKTKTTTIRIGYVIFNDITTNLTFNSKPTIKAIIKKLDYSKTFRALDKNDAVNDGYESVDKLKNDLKKYYPDIEDDSPLTIITFLPL; translated from the coding sequence ATGGCAACAAATAAAAATAGGGTAAAGAAATACATTGCTGAATCTATAAACCTGGAAGATATTTATTATGAATCAATCTTATCAAAAACCAAGACTACAACAATCCGAATTGGATATGTGATATTCAATGATATAACAACTAACTTAACCTTTAACAGTAAACCAACAATAAAAGCAATAATTAAAAAACTGGATTATAGTAAAACCTTTAGAGCCCTTGATAAAAATGATGCTGTCAACGATGGATATGAATCAGTCGATAAGCTTAAAAATGATTTAAAGAAGTATTACCCTGATATAGAGGATGATTCACCGTTAACGATAATAACCTTTCTTCCTTTATAG
- a CDS encoding outer membrane lipoprotein-sorting protein, with amino-acid sequence MKLLQLIIFVILIFLFPILIKGQDAKQIVQKADLKRRGDTGKATMTITIKRPTWKREMKLKSWSHGTDYSLILVTSPARDKGTVFLKRDKEIWNWIPSIERNIKLPPSMMMQSWMGSDFTNDDLIKESSIVEDYEHSLVGDSVILGRPVYKIQLIPKPNAPVVWGKIYSWIDKNDFMELKTELYDEDGYLVNKVIYSDIKELGGRLLPAKMEYIPVDKDGHKTIIEYESVAYNIPITTDFFSLQNMKRVK; translated from the coding sequence ATGAAACTGCTGCAGCTAATCATCTTTGTGATATTAATTTTTCTGTTTCCAATTCTCATAAAAGGTCAGGATGCTAAACAAATTGTACAAAAAGCTGATCTGAAAAGACGTGGAGACACTGGCAAAGCGACTATGACCATCACCATAAAGCGACCTACCTGGAAGCGTGAAATGAAATTAAAAAGCTGGTCTCATGGTACAGATTATTCTCTTATACTAGTTACTTCACCTGCACGCGATAAAGGAACTGTTTTCTTAAAAAGAGATAAAGAAATATGGAACTGGATCCCTTCCATCGAAAGAAACATTAAGCTCCCTCCTTCTATGATGATGCAATCGTGGATGGGTTCAGACTTCACTAATGACGATCTAATTAAAGAATCCTCAATCGTAGAAGATTACGAACATTCCCTTGTTGGTGATTCCGTAATACTGGGAAGACCTGTTTACAAAATACAGCTTATCCCCAAACCCAACGCACCAGTGGTATGGGGCAAAATTTATAGCTGGATAGACAAAAATGATTTCATGGAACTCAAAACTGAACTCTATGACGAGGACGGGTACCTTGTTAACAAGGTCATTTATTCTGATATAAAAGAGCTCGGAGGAAGACTCCTTCCGGCAAAAATGGAATACATCCCAGTAGACAAAGATGGGCATAAGACCATCATAGAATACGAATCCGTAGCCTATAACATTCCCATAACAACAGACTTTTTCTCCTTGCAAAACATGAAACGTGTAAAGTAA